A stretch of Myxococcus hansupus DNA encodes these proteins:
- a CDS encoding TatD family hydrolase, whose protein sequence is MPTPPPIFDAHLHPESLSDQDLESMRFFGVERALVVAHHFPEPTSKALLRHFDDLVERQLPRLERLGIRAYAALGVHPRCIPRRGLSEVLSALPDYFQGGRVVALGETGLHAGGEEEEEAFLEQLALARGLKLRVLVHTPTTEKERHTRRILTLLRQSGLLPSRALVDHANARTVRTILEVGHWAGLTLHPEALKAERAVALVRRLGSERLVLNSDAGDGAGDILGLARAANLLAKASLSERIVQRITHENAARFFQVGD, encoded by the coding sequence GTGCCCACGCCACCGCCCATCTTCGACGCGCACCTCCACCCGGAGAGCCTGAGCGACCAGGATTTGGAATCCATGCGCTTCTTCGGCGTGGAGCGGGCGCTGGTGGTGGCGCACCACTTCCCGGAGCCCACGTCGAAGGCGCTGCTGCGCCACTTCGATGACCTGGTGGAGCGGCAACTCCCAAGGCTGGAGCGCCTGGGCATCCGCGCGTACGCGGCGCTGGGCGTCCACCCGCGCTGCATCCCCCGGCGCGGCCTGTCCGAGGTCCTCTCCGCCCTGCCCGACTACTTCCAGGGCGGGCGCGTGGTGGCGCTGGGCGAGACGGGCCTGCACGCGGGCGGAGAAGAGGAAGAGGAGGCCTTCCTGGAGCAGCTCGCGCTGGCCCGCGGCCTCAAGTTGCGCGTGCTGGTGCACACGCCCACCACCGAAAAGGAGCGACACACGCGGCGCATCCTCACGCTGCTGCGGCAGTCGGGGCTCCTGCCTTCGCGCGCGCTGGTGGACCACGCCAACGCGCGCACGGTGCGCACCATCCTGGAGGTGGGCCACTGGGCGGGGCTGACGCTGCATCCCGAGGCGCTCAAGGCCGAGCGCGCCGTGGCGCTGGTGCGGCGGCTGGGCAGCGAGCGGCTGGTGCTCAACTCCGATGCGGGCGACGGCGCCGGGGACATCCTGGGCCTGGCGCGCGCCGCCAACCTGCTGGCCAAGGCGAGCCTCTCCGAGCGCATCGTCCAGCGCATCACCCACGAGAACGCCGCCCGCTTCTTCCAGGTCGGCGACTGA